The Pseudomonas asiatica genome has a segment encoding these proteins:
- a CDS encoding LysR family transcriptional regulator, whose protein sequence is MFDWNDLRFFLELQRSGRLLTAAKRLNTTHSTVARHIESIEQSLGTALFVQHAQGYELTPSGQALLKHAEAMENVALLAQEEITQAITPLGKIRLGVTEGIGIMFFTPRMNALFDRYPGLEVELVAVPRFVSILNREAEISIHLERPNADLLITRKLTDYRLALYASQDYLDRAPPLRNREDLARHSWIGYVDDLLFSQELLFLNSFCRAPNVVFRSTSVIAQQTAARAGLGIAVLPNYMARHDPTLVRVLPGETIQRSYWICTRRELHKSVRLRVVWDYLLALCAAEQSELLAQ, encoded by the coding sequence ATGTTCGACTGGAACGATCTGCGGTTTTTCCTCGAGTTGCAGCGCAGCGGCCGCCTGCTTACCGCCGCCAAGCGCCTCAACACCACCCACAGCACCGTGGCCCGGCACATCGAGAGCATCGAGCAAAGCCTGGGCACCGCGCTGTTCGTGCAGCATGCCCAGGGCTATGAACTGACCCCCTCGGGCCAGGCCCTGCTCAAGCACGCCGAAGCCATGGAAAACGTCGCCCTGCTGGCGCAGGAAGAAATCACTCAGGCCATCACGCCGCTGGGCAAGATTCGCCTGGGGGTGACCGAAGGCATCGGCATCATGTTCTTCACCCCGCGCATGAATGCGCTGTTCGACCGCTACCCCGGCCTGGAAGTGGAGCTGGTGGCAGTGCCGCGCTTCGTCAGCATCCTCAACCGCGAGGCGGAGATCAGCATCCACCTGGAACGGCCCAACGCCGACCTGCTGATCACCCGCAAGCTCACCGACTATCGCCTGGCCCTGTACGCCAGCCAGGACTACCTGGATCGCGCGCCCCCGCTGCGCAACCGCGAGGACCTGGCCCGGCACAGCTGGATCGGCTACGTCGACGACTTGCTGTTCAGCCAGGAACTGCTGTTTCTCAACAGCTTCTGTCGGGCCCCCAACGTGGTGTTTCGCAGCACCAGCGTGATCGCCCAGCAAACCGCCGCCCGCGCCGGGTTGGGCATCGCCGTACTGCCCAACTACATGGCCCGCCACGACCCGACGCTGGTGCGCGTGCTGCCTGGCGAAACCATCCAGCGCAGCTACTGGATCTGCACCCGCCGCGAACTGCACAAGTCGGTGCGCCTGCGGGTAGTGTGGGACTACCTGCTGGCGCTGTGCGCGGCAGAACAGAGCGAGCTGCTAGCCCAGTAG
- a CDS encoding GMC family oxidoreductase: MPSADSVFDYVVVGAGPAGCLLANRLSADPSCRVLLLEAGGRDNYPWIHIPVGYLYCIGNPRTDWCFKTEAQPGLGGRALGYPRGKVLGGCSSINGMIYMRGQAADYDHWAEQGNDGWAWKDVLPLFKASESHFAGASEHHGGDGEWRVERQRYSWPILDAFRDAAEQSGIGKVDDFNTGDNQGCGYFQVNQRSGVRWNASKAFLRPIKDRPNLTVLTGVQVDQVLLNNTRARAVKAFWQGAWHEFAARREIILCAGAVGSPGILQRSGIGPRQLLESLGIGVRHDMPGVGGNLQDHLQLRLIYQIRNTRTLNQMANSLWGKMGMGLRYLYDRSGPLAMAPSQLGAFVRSSPEQATANLQYHVQPLSLERFGEPLHRFPAFTASVCNLRPASRGRIDIRSSDMNSTPLIDPNYLSDPQDLRVAADSIRLTRRIVQAPALAAFDPKEYLPGPALQTEEELFEAAGKIGTTIFHPVGTCRMGNGELDVVDNQLRVHGIPGLRVADASIMPQITSGNTCSPTLMIAEKAAQLILKGAATQTYLNEDAIPTP, encoded by the coding sequence ATGCCATCAGCCGATTCTGTCTTCGACTACGTGGTCGTAGGGGCCGGTCCCGCCGGTTGCCTGTTGGCCAATCGTTTGTCCGCCGACCCTTCCTGCCGAGTGCTGCTGCTGGAAGCGGGTGGGCGCGACAACTATCCCTGGATCCATATCCCCGTCGGTTACCTCTATTGCATCGGCAACCCGCGCACCGACTGGTGCTTCAAGACCGAGGCGCAGCCCGGCCTGGGCGGTCGTGCGCTGGGCTATCCACGCGGCAAGGTGCTGGGTGGCTGCTCCTCGATCAACGGCATGATCTACATGCGCGGCCAGGCCGCCGACTACGACCATTGGGCCGAGCAAGGCAACGACGGCTGGGCCTGGAAGGACGTACTGCCGCTGTTCAAGGCCAGCGAAAGCCACTTTGCCGGCGCCAGCGAGCACCACGGTGGTGATGGCGAATGGCGGGTCGAGCGCCAGCGCTACAGCTGGCCGATCCTCGATGCTTTCCGTGATGCCGCCGAGCAAAGCGGCATCGGCAAGGTCGATGACTTCAATACCGGCGACAACCAGGGCTGTGGATATTTCCAGGTCAACCAGCGCAGCGGTGTGCGCTGGAACGCTTCCAAGGCTTTCCTGCGGCCGATCAAGGACCGCCCCAACCTCACCGTGCTGACCGGCGTTCAGGTTGACCAGGTGCTGCTCAACAACACCCGTGCACGGGCGGTAAAGGCGTTCTGGCAGGGTGCCTGGCACGAGTTTGCGGCACGTCGCGAGATCATCCTCTGTGCGGGTGCTGTGGGCTCTCCCGGTATCCTGCAGCGCTCCGGCATCGGCCCCCGGCAGTTACTGGAAAGCCTGGGCATTGGCGTGCGTCACGACATGCCCGGTGTTGGCGGCAACCTGCAGGATCACCTGCAACTGCGCCTGATCTACCAGATCCGCAATACCCGTACCCTGAACCAGATGGCCAACAGCCTGTGGGGCAAGATGGGCATGGGCCTGCGCTACCTCTATGACCGCAGTGGCCCGCTGGCCATGGCGCCGAGCCAACTGGGCGCGTTCGTGCGTTCGAGCCCGGAGCAGGCCACCGCCAACCTGCAGTACCACGTGCAGCCGCTGTCACTTGAGCGCTTCGGCGAGCCACTGCACAGGTTCCCGGCCTTTACCGCCTCGGTGTGCAACCTGCGCCCGGCCAGCCGCGGGCGTATCGATATCCGCAGCAGCGACATGAACAGCACACCGCTGATCGACCCCAACTACCTCAGTGACCCCCAGGACCTGCGCGTCGCCGCCGATTCCATTCGCCTTACCCGGCGTATCGTTCAGGCCCCTGCCCTCGCTGCGTTCGACCCCAAGGAATACCTGCCGGGCCCAGCCCTGCAAACCGAAGAAGAGCTGTTCGAAGCCGCCGGCAAGATCGGCACCACCATCTTCCACCCGGTAGGCACCTGCCGCATGGGCAATGGCGAACTGGACGTTGTGGATAACCAGTTGCGCGTACACGGCATCCCTGGCCTGCGCGTGGCGGACGCCTCGATCATGCCGCAGATCACCTCCGGCAATACTTGTTCACCCACCCTGATGATCGCCGAGAAGGCGGCGCAACTGATCCTCAAAGGAGCTGCTACCCAGACCTATCTGAACGAAGACGCGATACCGACGCCCTGA
- a CDS encoding sulfite exporter TauE/SafE family protein, translating into MIEHQILGAGLGAIIGAVLALTGAGGGILAVPLLVFGLGLSMVEAAPVGLLAVGMAAAVGAVLGLRQGLVRYRAALFIALIGVVAAPFGLMLAHRLPNTPLQLVFAGVLVYACLRIWRKAAKELRGEANDAHRYIEPCVLNPLQGRLRWTLPCARALAFTGALSGLLSGLLGVGGGFVIIPALNRYTNLRMASIVSTSLAVIALVSTGSVVSASLAGVMHWQVGAPFAVGAVLGLLLARPLAARLAGPRLQQMFAVAGWAAALLLAGKALLG; encoded by the coding sequence GTGATCGAACATCAAATACTGGGAGCGGGCCTGGGCGCGATCATCGGTGCCGTGCTGGCGTTGACCGGTGCCGGCGGTGGCATTCTCGCAGTGCCTTTGCTGGTGTTTGGCCTGGGGCTGTCGATGGTCGAGGCGGCACCGGTCGGCCTGCTGGCCGTAGGCATGGCGGCAGCGGTGGGTGCTGTGCTGGGCTTGCGGCAGGGCCTGGTGCGCTACCGCGCGGCGCTGTTCATCGCATTGATCGGTGTGGTAGCGGCGCCGTTCGGGCTGATGCTGGCGCACCGCCTGCCGAACACGCCACTGCAGTTGGTGTTCGCCGGGGTGCTGGTGTATGCCTGCCTGCGCATCTGGCGCAAGGCGGCCAAGGAGCTGCGCGGCGAAGCCAATGATGCCCATCGCTACATCGAACCCTGCGTGCTGAACCCGCTGCAGGGCCGTTTGCGCTGGACCCTGCCCTGCGCGCGCGCCTTGGCCTTCACCGGCGCATTGTCCGGGCTGCTGTCCGGCCTGCTCGGCGTGGGCGGTGGCTTTGTCATCATCCCGGCCCTTAACCGCTACACCAACCTGCGCATGGCCAGCATCGTTTCCACCTCGCTGGCAGTGATCGCGCTGGTGTCCACCGGCAGTGTGGTCAGCGCCAGCCTGGCAGGGGTCATGCACTGGCAGGTTGGCGCCCCGTTCGCCGTCGGTGCGGTGCTCGGCCTGCTGCTGGCGCGGCCATTGGCGGCCAGGCTGGCCGGGCCGCGCTTGCAGCAGATGTTTGCCGTGGCCGGTTGGGCTGCGGCCCTGCTGCTGGCCGGCAAGGCGCTACTGGGCTAG
- a CDS encoding MBL fold metallo-hydrolase, with protein sequence MIIGNNLHVDAFYDKATSTISYLVMDRETRQCALIDSVLDYDPKSGCTCTASADRLIQRVTELEASVQWVLETHVHADHLSAAAYLKEKLGGHTAIGAHITQVQKVFGALFNAEPGFARDGSQFDVLFEDEEGFRIGNLHARALHTPGHTPACMSFMIEDAGETAVFVGDTLFMPDYGTARCDFPGADARTLYRSIRRLLAFPDQTRLFMCHDYLPGGRDMQYVTTVAEQRANNIHIHQGIDEDSFVAMREARDKTLDMPVLILPSVQVNMRSGQFPAPEDNGVSYLKIPLNKL encoded by the coding sequence ATGATCATCGGCAACAACCTGCACGTGGATGCCTTTTACGACAAGGCGACCTCGACCATCAGCTACCTGGTCATGGACCGTGAAACCCGCCAATGCGCATTGATCGACAGTGTGCTGGATTACGACCCCAAGTCCGGGTGCACTTGCACTGCGTCGGCGGACCGCCTGATCCAGCGCGTGACCGAGCTTGAAGCCAGCGTGCAGTGGGTGCTGGAAACCCATGTGCATGCCGACCACCTTTCGGCAGCGGCCTATTTGAAGGAAAAGCTCGGCGGCCATACCGCCATCGGCGCGCACATCACCCAGGTACAGAAAGTGTTCGGTGCCCTGTTCAACGCCGAGCCTGGCTTCGCCCGCGATGGCAGCCAGTTCGATGTGTTGTTCGAGGACGAGGAAGGTTTCCGCATTGGCAACCTGCATGCCCGCGCGTTGCACACCCCGGGGCACACGCCTGCGTGCATGAGCTTCATGATCGAGGACGCCGGCGAGACAGCGGTGTTCGTCGGCGACACCCTGTTCATGCCCGACTACGGTACCGCCCGTTGCGACTTCCCAGGGGCCGATGCCCGTACCCTGTACCGCTCGATCCGTCGCCTGCTGGCCTTTCCCGACCAGACCCGGCTGTTCATGTGCCACGACTACCTGCCAGGTGGCCGTGACATGCAGTACGTCACCACCGTGGCCGAGCAGCGCGCCAATAATATTCATATCCACCAGGGCATCGATGAGGACAGCTTCGTCGCCATGCGTGAAGCCCGCGACAAGACCCTCGACATGCCCGTGCTGATCCTGCCTTCGGTGCAGGTGAACATGCGCAGCGGCCAATTCCCCGCGCCGGAAGATAACGGTGTGAGCTACCTGAAGATTCCGCTGAACAAGCTGTGA
- a CDS encoding sigma-54 interaction domain-containing protein — translation MPEAHPLILALVSYLEHDALPTIVLDTDYNILAANAAYRRQFGRHEQAPLGEKCHKVSHHYAVPCDQAGEHCPMRKAWQSKVPERVLHIHHTPRGPEHVDVELRPILDEQGRVVAFVERLTSITLASAQPQEQGLVGRAPAFKAALASLQRAAPAQIPVLLQGESGTGKELFARAVHMGSPRANGPLVVVDCTGLTESLFESELFGYEKGAFTGANQRKIGLAEAAHGGTLFLDEIGEVPLAMQVKLLRLIESGSFRPVGSLRTVHSDFRLVSATHKPLRQMVADGTFREDLYYRISGFPIRLPALRERVEDLPLLAQSLLQRMAGKPTPRLSDEALQQLGLHPFPGNIRELRNILERARLFADDGLIRPEHLPEDIGPAGAIKTGGRRNHLGELAQALEQFKGSRSELARHLGLSERTLYRRLKELGLN, via the coding sequence ATGCCTGAAGCCCATCCCCTCATCCTAGCTTTGGTTTCCTATCTTGAGCACGATGCCCTGCCAACCATCGTGCTGGATACCGACTACAACATCCTGGCGGCCAACGCTGCCTATCGCCGCCAGTTCGGTCGCCATGAGCAGGCGCCGCTGGGCGAGAAATGCCACAAGGTCTCGCACCACTACGCCGTGCCTTGCGACCAGGCCGGCGAGCATTGCCCGATGCGCAAGGCGTGGCAAAGCAAGGTTCCGGAGCGGGTGTTGCACATTCATCACACACCACGCGGCCCCGAGCATGTGGATGTCGAGCTGCGGCCGATCCTGGATGAGCAGGGCAGGGTGGTGGCCTTTGTCGAACGCCTGACCAGCATCACCCTCGCGTCGGCGCAGCCTCAGGAACAAGGCCTGGTCGGCCGGGCGCCGGCGTTCAAGGCGGCCCTGGCCAGCCTGCAACGTGCGGCGCCGGCGCAGATCCCGGTGTTGCTGCAGGGTGAGTCGGGTACCGGCAAGGAACTGTTCGCCCGTGCGGTGCACATGGGCAGCCCAAGGGCCAACGGCCCGTTGGTGGTGGTCGACTGTACCGGCCTGACCGAGTCGTTGTTCGAGAGCGAGTTGTTCGGCTACGAGAAGGGCGCGTTCACTGGCGCCAACCAGCGCAAGATCGGCCTGGCTGAAGCGGCGCATGGCGGCACTCTGTTCCTCGATGAAATTGGCGAGGTACCGCTGGCGATGCAGGTGAAGCTGCTGCGCCTGATCGAGTCCGGCAGCTTCCGCCCGGTGGGTAGCCTGCGCACGGTGCATTCGGATTTTCGCCTGGTGTCGGCAACCCATAAACCGCTCAGGCAAATGGTCGCGGACGGCACCTTCCGCGAAGACCTGTACTACCGCATCAGCGGCTTCCCGATCCGTCTGCCGGCGTTGCGCGAACGGGTAGAAGACCTGCCCTTGCTCGCCCAGAGCCTGCTGCAGCGCATGGCTGGCAAGCCGACGCCCAGGCTGAGCGACGAAGCTTTGCAGCAGCTTGGGCTGCATCCATTCCCGGGCAACATTCGCGAACTGCGCAACATTCTGGAAAGGGCGCGCTTGTTTGCCGATGACGGGCTGATCCGGCCCGAGCATTTGCCGGAGGATATCGGCCCAGCGGGGGCGATCAAGACAGGTGGCCGGCGCAATCACCTGGGTGAGCTGGCGCAGGCACTGGAACAGTTCAAGGGCTCGCGCAGTGAACTGGCCCGTCACCTTGGCCTGAGCGAGCGTACCCTGTATCGCCGGTTGAAGGAGCTTGGCCTGAATTGA
- a CDS encoding NAD(P)/FAD-dependent oxidoreductase, whose product MPALLSPANTDHHKVVIVGAGAAGIATASSLISRDPSLDVTLIDPAEVHYYQPGWTMVGAGVFKAPSTARTMASTIPRGVRWIKARVQGFDPLGQLVLLEGGRTISYEQLVVCPGLKLDWAAIDGLSETLGRNGVTSNYRYDLAPYTWELVQKLKQGRALFCQPPMPIKCAGAPQKALYLSCDHWLRHGHLGAVKASFFNAGAVLFGVADYVPALMKYIDKYAVDLNFSHRLVAVDGPNKRATFVRTLADGSSETRIEAFDMLHVVPPQVAPDFIRESPLADSAGWVDVDPHTLRHRHFTNVHALGDVTNTSNAKTAAAARKQAPVVVNNVLVALGRLPTLAQYDGYGSCPLTVERGKIVLAEFTYGGKLAPSFPNWLLDGRKPTRLAWLLKAQVLPPLYWKGMLKGREWLARPQPLVAEGRQ is encoded by the coding sequence ATGCCTGCCTTGTTGTCCCCTGCCAATACCGACCACCACAAAGTGGTCATCGTCGGTGCCGGCGCCGCCGGAATCGCCACCGCTTCCAGCTTGATCAGCCGTGACCCGTCGCTGGATGTGACCTTGATCGACCCCGCCGAAGTGCATTACTACCAGCCCGGCTGGACCATGGTCGGTGCCGGTGTGTTCAAGGCGCCAAGCACTGCCCGCACCATGGCCTCGACCATTCCGCGCGGCGTGCGCTGGATAAAGGCACGCGTGCAGGGGTTCGACCCGTTGGGCCAACTGGTCCTCCTCGAAGGCGGCCGCACCATCAGTTATGAACAGTTGGTGGTCTGCCCCGGCCTCAAGCTGGACTGGGCGGCCATTGATGGCCTCAGCGAGACCTTGGGCCGCAACGGCGTCACCTCCAACTACCGCTACGACCTGGCGCCCTACACCTGGGAACTGGTGCAGAAGCTCAAGCAAGGCCGAGCCCTGTTTTGCCAGCCGCCCATGCCGATCAAGTGCGCAGGCGCGCCGCAGAAGGCGCTGTACCTGTCTTGCGACCACTGGCTGCGGCACGGTCACCTGGGGGCTGTGAAAGCCAGCTTCTTCAATGCCGGCGCAGTGTTGTTCGGAGTGGCGGACTACGTGCCCGCACTGATGAAGTACATCGACAAGTACGCCGTGGACCTCAATTTTTCCCACCGCCTGGTCGCCGTGGACGGCCCGAACAAGCGCGCCACCTTCGTGCGCACCTTGGCCGATGGCAGCAGCGAAACCCGTATCGAGGCCTTCGACATGCTGCACGTGGTACCGCCGCAGGTGGCACCGGACTTCATTCGTGAAAGCCCGTTGGCCGACAGCGCCGGCTGGGTCGATGTCGACCCGCACACCCTGCGCCATCGCCACTTCACCAATGTCCATGCCCTTGGGGACGTGACCAACACCAGCAATGCCAAGACCGCCGCCGCTGCACGCAAGCAGGCTCCGGTCGTGGTCAACAACGTGCTGGTGGCCCTGGGCAGGTTGCCTACCCTGGCCCAGTACGATGGTTATGGCTCGTGCCCGCTCACCGTCGAGCGCGGCAAGATCGTCCTGGCCGAGTTCACCTATGGCGGCAAGCTGGCTCCAAGCTTCCCCAACTGGTTGCTGGATGGCCGCAAGCCGACGCGTCTGGCCTGGTTGCTCAAGGCGCAGGTGCTGCCACCCTTGTACTGGAAAGGCATGCTCAAGGGCCGCGAGTGGCTGGCACGGCCACAGCCACTGGTAGCCGAGGGCCGGCAGTGA
- the gmhB gene encoding D-glycero-beta-D-manno-heptose 1,7-bisphosphate 7-phosphatase, which translates to MKLLILDRDGVINYDSDAYIKTLDEWVPIPGSVEAIAQLSKAGWTVAVATNQSGIARGYYALATLEAMHARLRALVAEQGGEVGHIVYCPHGPDEGCDCRKPKPGMLRAIAEHYQVGLEGVWFVGDSKGDLEAALAVGAQPVLVKTGKGERTLEKGVPETTLIFDDLAAIARELI; encoded by the coding sequence TTGAAACTGCTGATTCTCGACCGTGACGGAGTCATCAACTACGACTCCGACGCCTATATCAAGACGCTGGACGAGTGGGTGCCGATCCCTGGCTCGGTCGAAGCGATCGCGCAGTTGAGCAAGGCGGGCTGGACGGTGGCCGTGGCCACCAACCAGTCCGGCATTGCCCGTGGCTACTATGCGCTGGCAACCCTCGAGGCCATGCACGCGCGCCTGCGCGCGCTGGTGGCCGAGCAGGGTGGCGAGGTGGGTCACATCGTGTATTGCCCGCACGGGCCGGACGAAGGCTGCGATTGCCGCAAGCCCAAGCCTGGCATGCTGCGGGCGATCGCCGAGCATTACCAGGTCGGCCTGGAAGGCGTCTGGTTCGTTGGCGACAGCAAAGGTGACCTGGAGGCCGCCCTGGCCGTCGGTGCACAACCCGTGCTGGTGAAAACCGGCAAGGGCGAGCGGACCCTGGAAAAAGGCGTCCCGGAAACTACACTGATTTTCGACGATCTGGCAGCTATCGCCAGAGAACTAATTTAA
- a CDS encoding MFS transporter translates to MSDYIQEQGAAASSSSRREERKIIFASSLGTVFEWYDFFLYGALAAVISKQFFAGVNDTTAFIFALMAFAAGFLVRPFGALVFGRLGDMIGRKYTFLVTIVLMGLSTFAVGLLPTYASIGIAAPIILVVLRMLQGLALGGEYGGAATYVAEHAPPGKRGFHTGFIQSTATLGLLLSLVVVLGSRYISGDQFETWGWRLPFLLSIVLLAISTWIRMSMHESPAFVKMKAQGKVSKSPIRESFTSWPNLKVVLTALFSINAGQAVTFYTAQFYVLFFMTQMLKMDPAQANTLLIISVVIGAPFFVFFGWLSDRIGRKPILMLGLLLATVLYFPLFKALSHYANPQIDAASRQAPIVVTADPQGCTFQFDPVGKARFDSPCDKVKTFLVKQGLPYSSVDVAGSDVVVNIGDKTINGFDEAAMRAAVEQAGYPAKADPGQVNQVMVVVLIVAMILIATMTYGPLAAVMVELFPTRIRYTSMSLPYHIGNGWFGGFLPTVSFALVVYTGDIFYGLWYPVLVTGVSLVVGIFCLKETKDVDIDKI, encoded by the coding sequence ATGTCGGATTACATCCAAGAGCAGGGTGCGGCGGCCAGCAGCTCCAGCCGTCGTGAAGAACGCAAGATCATTTTCGCGTCATCCCTCGGGACAGTTTTCGAGTGGTATGACTTTTTTCTCTATGGTGCGCTGGCAGCGGTCATCAGCAAGCAGTTCTTCGCTGGCGTGAACGACACCACCGCCTTCATCTTCGCCCTCATGGCCTTTGCCGCCGGCTTCCTGGTGCGGCCGTTCGGTGCGCTGGTGTTCGGCCGGCTGGGCGACATGATCGGGCGCAAGTACACCTTCCTGGTCACCATCGTGCTGATGGGCCTGTCCACCTTCGCGGTGGGGTTGTTGCCCACCTACGCCAGCATCGGCATCGCGGCACCGATCATCCTGGTGGTCCTGCGCATGCTGCAGGGGCTGGCGCTGGGTGGTGAATACGGCGGCGCGGCCACCTATGTGGCCGAGCATGCACCGCCCGGCAAGCGCGGTTTCCACACGGGTTTCATCCAGTCCACCGCCACCCTTGGCCTGTTGTTGTCGCTGGTGGTGGTGCTGGGCAGCCGCTATATCAGTGGCGACCAGTTCGAAACCTGGGGTTGGCGCCTGCCGTTCCTGCTGTCGATCGTGCTGCTGGCGATTTCCACCTGGATCCGCATGAGCATGCACGAGTCGCCGGCCTTCGTGAAAATGAAGGCCCAGGGCAAGGTCAGCAAGTCGCCGATCCGTGAGTCGTTCACCTCCTGGCCGAACCTTAAAGTGGTGCTCACCGCCCTGTTCAGCATCAACGCCGGGCAGGCTGTGACCTTCTACACGGCGCAGTTCTACGTGCTGTTCTTCATGACCCAGATGCTGAAGATGGACCCGGCCCAGGCCAACACCCTGCTGATCATCAGCGTGGTCATTGGTGCGCCGTTCTTCGTGTTCTTCGGCTGGTTGTCCGACCGTATTGGCCGCAAGCCGATCCTGATGCTCGGCCTGCTCCTGGCCACGGTGCTGTACTTCCCGCTGTTCAAGGCGCTGAGCCACTACGCCAACCCACAGATCGACGCGGCCAGCCGCCAGGCGCCGATCGTTGTCACTGCCGACCCGCAAGGCTGCACCTTCCAGTTCGACCCGGTGGGCAAGGCGCGTTTCGACAGCCCGTGCGACAAGGTCAAGACCTTCCTGGTCAAGCAGGGCCTACCGTACAGCTCGGTGGATGTGGCCGGCAGCGATGTGGTGGTCAACATCGGTGACAAGACCATCAACGGCTTCGACGAAGCGGCCATGCGTGCGGCGGTGGAACAGGCCGGCTACCCGGCCAAGGCCGACCCTGGGCAGGTCAACCAGGTGATGGTGGTGGTGCTGATCGTGGCGATGATCCTGATCGCGACCATGACCTATGGCCCGCTGGCAGCGGTGATGGTCGAGCTGTTCCCGACCCGCATCCGCTACACCTCGATGTCGCTGCCCTACCACATTGGCAACGGCTGGTTCGGTGGCTTCCTGCCAACGGTGTCGTTCGCGCTGGTGGTGTATACCGGGGATATCTTCTACGGGCTGTGGTACCCGGTGCTGGTGACCGGGGTCAGCCTGGTGGTGGGAATCTTCTGCCTGAAAGAAACCAAGGACGTGGATATCGACAAGATCTGA
- a CDS encoding lysophospholipid acyltransferase family protein — translation MVQATMSILQAIRIFLFYLLLGTSSLLWCSLSFFVAPFLSFPKRYKFINVYWCRCALFLVRTILGIDYKITGAENVPDEPCVILSNHQSTWETFFLSQYFSPLSQVLKRELLYVPFFGWAMAMLRPIAINRDNPKEALRQVASKGDELLKQKTWVLIFPEGTRVPFGTMGKFSRGGTALAVNAGLPVLPIAHNAGKFWPKTGWGKRAGTIEVVIGEPMYANGTGPRAIAELNDRAAAWNEATQRAMGSLPPAEEKPQEQMA, via the coding sequence ATGGTACAAGCCACTATGTCGATCCTGCAGGCGATCAGAATCTTTCTTTTTTACCTGCTGCTGGGCACCAGTTCGCTGCTGTGGTGCTCGCTGAGCTTCTTCGTCGCGCCGTTCCTGTCGTTCCCCAAGCGCTACAAGTTCATCAACGTGTACTGGTGCCGTTGCGCGTTGTTCCTGGTGCGCACCATCCTGGGTATCGACTACAAGATCACTGGCGCCGAGAACGTGCCTGATGAGCCTTGCGTGATCCTGTCCAACCACCAGAGCACCTGGGAAACCTTCTTCCTTTCCCAGTATTTCTCGCCGCTGAGCCAGGTGCTCAAGCGCGAGTTGCTGTACGTGCCGTTCTTCGGTTGGGCCATGGCCATGCTGCGGCCGATCGCGATCAACCGCGATAACCCCAAGGAAGCCCTGCGCCAGGTAGCCAGCAAGGGTGACGAGTTGCTCAAGCAGAAGACCTGGGTGCTGATCTTCCCGGAAGGCACCCGCGTGCCATTCGGCACCATGGGCAAGTTCTCCCGTGGCGGTACCGCGCTGGCAGTGAATGCCGGGCTGCCGGTGCTGCCGATTGCCCATAACGCCGGCAAGTTCTGGCCGAAGACCGGTTGGGGCAAGCGCGCTGGCACCATCGAGGTGGTGATTGGCGAACCGATGTACGCCAACGGCACCGGGCCACGGGCCATCGCCGAGCTCAACGACCGCGCCGCGGCGTGGAACGAAGCGACCCAGCGGGCCATGGGTTCGCTGCCGCCAGCAGAGGAAAAACCCCAGGAACAGATGGCCTGA
- a CDS encoding RcnB family protein, with translation MKKTLTVICAALMLSAPLASFAQPGPPDRHDGGPSHQGNPPHGQPQYQGRHDNGRGPAYRDPNFRPQQGMPVPHQQWQRGHVVDPHYRGDRYWVTDWKARHLYAPPRDHRWLYVNGDYVLVAIASGVIVNVLSGY, from the coding sequence ATGAAGAAAACCCTGACCGTGATCTGCGCCGCGCTCATGCTCAGCGCCCCCTTGGCCAGTTTCGCGCAGCCAGGCCCACCTGACCGGCATGATGGCGGCCCATCGCACCAGGGCAACCCACCGCATGGTCAGCCACAGTACCAAGGCCGACATGACAATGGCCGCGGTCCCGCCTACCGCGACCCGAACTTCCGCCCACAACAGGGCATGCCGGTTCCGCATCAGCAGTGGCAGCGTGGCCATGTGGTTGACCCGCATTATCGTGGCGACCGTTACTGGGTGACCGACTGGAAAGCACGCCACCTGTATGCGCCACCGCGTGATCACCGTTGGTTGTATGTGAACGGGGACTATGTGCTGGTGGCTATTGCCAGTGGTGTGATCGTCAACGTCCTCAGCGGTTACTGA